The following proteins come from a genomic window of Diprion similis isolate iyDipSimi1 chromosome 8, iyDipSimi1.1, whole genome shotgun sequence:
- the LOC124409215 gene encoding ankyrin repeat domain-containing protein 50 isoform X3 → MAAPVIEKKRFFCREWAFMKLSHCLEQRPASKTCGALIVGGPGSGKTALCAELAWPSSGAGARHQRALNRRLLARHFCQARSEASLSPAQFVRSLVAQLLQASTDGIHLSSPASPTPSTGTTSLTSREAVAESYADKLRTDSEIQAALQPDVLDRDPDDALKKALLFPLLEVEPPKNCLFLLVDSIDEGQVLNPPQTGTRDSRQEGDNVSRTIAELLANHHHLFPQWLLLVCTARRQSKTISRMFTGFRKISLDDLRKSQVVRDVQQYILARLDQEDALRQHISRDTAEMLNQLHIKSNGCFLYLEKVLDGVAENFIVLREVREIPGTHNGLYLWLCQRLFSRKQFAKVQPLLNVILAAKLPVTQEILYKCVWTANTSITIEDFNRRLHLLRRVISVSRAGALMLFHHSFAEWLLDVKHCTQKYLCSAPEGHAMLSAYYTLRGPELNSDEICVLGQHLQRSMTNLNATTCTLDAHTLQVLWMIGSGAPIENCYLDSSDCILWPRQDTKLLRLLVDAGAKPSEKIIEEETIRDVVSTSQVSQDVSPMEEPLGEPLTELLGESGDINQADSSGRTVLHTLAADGNASLLELALAACPQAKLEATDRHGQTPLNLAARHGYADVVRVLLAAGASADHADCDGWTALRAAAWGGHTQVVEQLLDRGAMVDCADWDQRTALRAAAWGGHEDIVKALLQHGADVNRTDDEGRTALIAAAYMGHSEIVEHLLDFGAEINHADSDGRTALSVAALCVPANHGYAKVVTILLERGAAVDHQDKDGMTPLLVAAFEGHRDVCELLLEYEADVDHCDATGRTPLWAAASMGHGSVVALLLFWGCYVDSIDNEGRTVLSVAAAQGGTDVVKQLLDRGLDEQHRDNSGWTPLHYAAFEGHVNVCEALLEAGAKVDETDNDGKGALMLAAQEGHSALVERLLEHHGAPIDQHAHDGKTALRLAALEGHYDTVRVLLAHSADVNAKDADGRSTLYILALENRLAMARFLLEHAHADVESRDSEGRTPLHVSAWQGHVEMVALLLTEGGAGVNACDNERRTPLHSAAWQGHAAIVRLLLEHGATPDHTCNQGATALGIAAQEGHEHCVRALLNHGADPNHSDHCGRNAIKVAAKSGHDTVVRLLEEHTASQKNLRPGVNGGGSSSATSVTSNSTAETKPSSAILNPLSTQYSPAESPDSTKRRSCVSLGNNSSNSKSSSNLTGSTKSDQGKFSQNSMVNQVIKAPLSFTQQLQQCSRGAKSRPLSKLLSPLKSEPQSPIYASPPHSPLSDSLIPYSPTNTSPPSAQTAASVIQSQLGVSLLTANQSIQYKAQGGMYNHTTAIYEPINIKTEIIDRNDGTKPFDLTNEMLGLSIGKDKKNGHDEKRNSADTHFTRDTHMRIILGNSGAGVGRNVKHIPENTPGSGSNPKPKRNGLVSNPAMRLVAGVRNGIENATNRNKPITTRVNGFQWKAETRKETPL, encoded by the exons ATGGCGGCCCCTGTGATCGAAAAGAAGCGTTTCTTCTGTCGAGAATGGGCCTTCATGAAGTTGTCACACTGCTTGGAGCAACGGCCAGCCTCGAAAACATGCGGTGCTCTGATCGTCGGCGGTCCCGGAAGCGGAAAAACCGCTCTCTGTGCGGAATTGGCATGGCCGTCGTCCGGTGCCGGCGCTCGTCACCAACGAGCGCTGAACAGAAGGCTCTTGGCCAGACATTTTTGCCAAGCAAGAAGCGAGGCGTCTCTGTCGCCGGCACAGTTCGTCAGATCGTTGGTCGCCCAGCTGCTGCAAGCCAGTACTGACGGCATCCACCTGTCGTCGCCCGCCTCGCCTACTCCCAGCACTGGAACAACGTCACTCACGTCAAGAGAAGCCGTCGCAGAATCATACGCCGACAAGCTGCGTACAGACTCTGAAATCCAGGCGGCACTCCAGCCTGACGTTTTGGACCGCGACCCAGACGACGCTTTGAAGAAGGCTCTACTCTTTCCGCTGCTCGAAGTTGAACCGCCAAAGAACTGCCTCTTTCTTCTCGTCGACTCGATCGACGAAGGACAAGTACTCAATCCTCCCCAAACCGGGACCAGAGACTCGAGACAAGAAGGCGACAATGTCAGCAGGACGATAGCCGAACTCCTGGCTAACCATCATCATCTGTTTCCTCAATGGCTACTCCTCGTCTGCACAGCGAGGCGACAGAGCAAAACAATCTCGCGGATGTTCACGGGATTCAGAAAAATCAGTCTGGATGATCTGAGAAAGTCACAGGTCGTCAGGGACGTTCAGCAATACATTCTCGCGAGACTCGATCAGGAGGATGCCCTCCGGCAACATATATCCAGGGACACGGCGGAGATGCTTAATCAATTGCACATAAAGAGTAACGGCTGTTTTCTCTACTTGGAAAAAGTTTTGGACGGAGTGGCCGAGAACTTTATCGTGCTACGGGAAGTTCGCGAAATCCCGGGAACACACAACGGACTTTATCTCTGGCTGTGTCAACGTTTGTTTAGCAGAAAACAATTCGCCAAGGTTCAGCCTCTCTTAAATGTGATTCTAGCTGCTAAATTGCCAGTCACTCAAGAGATTTTGTACAAGTGTGTTTGGACCGCGAACACCTCCATCACAATAGAAGACTTCAATCGACGGCTACACCTTCTTCGGCGTGTTATTTCGGTTTCTAGAGCCGGTGCATTGATGCTTTTTCACCATAGCTTTGCCGAGTGGCTTTTAGACGTGAAACACTGCACCCAAAAGTACTTGTGCTCAGCTCCCGAAGGCCACGCAATGCTCTCCGCGTACTACACTCTGCGTGGTCCGGAATTAAACTCCGACGAGATTTGCGTCCTTGGACAGCATCTTCAACGCTCCATGACAAATCTCAACGCAACAACCTGTACATTAGACGCTCACACGCTTCAAGTTTTATGGATGATCGGCAGTGGTGCGccgattgaaaattgttacCTGGACAGCTCTGATTGCATCCTCTGGCCAAGGCAGGACACGAAATTGTTAAGATTACTGGTTGATGCCGGAGCTAAACCTTcggaaaaaatcattgaagaGGAAACGATCAGGGACGTCGTTTCTACTAGTCAG GTCTCGCAGGACGTTAGTCCAATGGAAGAACCTCTGGGTGAACCGTTGACCGAACTCCTTGGGGAAAGCGGGGATATCAACCAAGCAGATTCTAGTGGCCGTACTGTTTTACACACCCTAGCCGCCGATGGGAATGCGTCTCTTCTGGAACTGGCTCTTGCTGCTTGTCCACAG GCCAAGCTTGAAGCTACAGATCGACACGGTCAGACACCTCTAAACCTTGCAGCAAGGCATGGCTACGCTGATGTAGTGCGAGTTTTACTTGCAGCTGGAGCTAGCGCAGATCATGCGGACTGTGATGGCTGGACCGCCCTGAGGGCAGCCGCCTGGGGCGGGCATACCCAG GTTGTCGAGCAGCTTCTAGACCGAGGAGCAATGGTAGATTGTGCAGATTGGGATCAGCGCACCGCTCTCCGAGCAGCTGCTTGGGGTGGTCATGAAGATATCGTCAAAGCCTTATTGCAACACGGTGCTGATGTTAATAGAACGGATGATGAAGGCAGAACCGCCTTGATCGCAGCTGCTTACATGGGTCACAGTGAAATAGTTGAACACCTCCTTGACTTTGGTGCTGAGATTAATCATGCAGATAGCGATGGTAGAACAGCGCTCAGCGTTGCAGCCCTTTGTGTTCCTGCCAACCACGGTTATGCCAAG GTAGTAACGATACTCTTAGAACGTGGTGCTGCGGTAGATCATCAGGATAAGGATGGCATGACCCCTTTACTAGTCGCTGCTTTTGAGGGTCACAGAGATGTCTGTGAACTACTTCTGGAATATGAAGCAGATGTGGATCACTGTGATGCAACAGGACGAACACCACTATGGGCAGCCGCAAGCATGGGACATGGATCAGTTGTAGCATTGCTGCTGTTTTGGGGCTGCTATGTCGACAGTATAGACAACGAAGGAAGGACAGTACTCAGTGTTGCTGCAGCTCAAGGTGGCACCGACGTAGTTAAACAGCTCCTTGATCGAG GGTTGGATGAGCAGCACAGAGACAATTCTGGCTGGACACCGTTACACTATGCTGCATTTGAAGGACATGTCAATGTCTGTGAGGCATTATTGGAAGCTGGAGCCAAGGTGGATGAAACTGACAATGATGGCAAAGGTGCGCTAATGTTAGCAGCGCAAGAAGGACATAGTGCTCTAGTAGAAAGATTGCTAGAACATCACGGAGCCCCGATAGATCAACATGCACACGACGGAAAGACTGCTTTGAG ATTAGCTGCACTAGAAGGCCACTATGACACAGTTAGAGTATTACTAGCTCACAGTGCTGACGTTAATGCTAAAGATGCTGATGGAAGAAGCACTCTCTATATTCTTGCATTGGAAAACAGATTAGCTATGGCTAGGTTTTTATTGGAACATGCGCATGCTGATGTTGAAAGTAGAGATTCTGAG GGAAGAACTCCATTACACGTGAGCGCATGGCAAGGTCATGTGGAGATGGTGGCTTTGCTTCTAACTGAAGGCGGAGCTGGAGTTAACGCATGTGACAATGAAAGGCGAACTCCCTTACATTCTGCAGCCTGGCAAGGCCATGCAGCTATTGTCAGACTTCTTCTGGAGCATGGGGCAACACCTGATCATACCTGTAATCAAGGTGCAACTGCATTAG GTATTGCTGCACAAGAGGGTCATGAACATTGTGTCAGAGCTCTTCTGAATCATGGCGCTGACCCAAACCATTCAGATCATTGTGGAAGAAATGCTATTAAAGTAGCTGCGAAGAGTGGGCATGACACAGTCGTTAGACTACTAGAAGAACATACGGCGAGTCAAAAGAATTTGAGACCAGGAGTTAATGGAG gTGGAAGCAGCAGTGCGACTTCTGTCACATCCAACTCCACTGCTGAAACTAAGCCATCATCAGCTATTCTCAATCCATTATCCACCCAGTATAGCCCTGCAGAATCACCTGATTCAACCAAGAGAAGAAGTTGTGTATCACTTGGAAACAACTCAAGTAACAGCAAATCGAGTAGTAATTTAACGGGCAGTACCAAGAGTGATCAAGGAAAGTTTAGTCAGAACTCAATGGTCAACCAGGTAATTAAA GCTCCGTTATCTTTTACTCAACAACTACAGCAGTGCTCTCGAGGAGCGAAAAGTCGTCCGTTAAGCAAACTGTTGTCTCCGTTGAAGAGCGAGCCACAAAGTCCTATCTACGCATCGCCACCACATTCTCCGTTAAGCGACAGTTTGATCCCGTATTCACCAACTAATACCAGCCCACCCAGTGCACAAACTGCAGCGAGTGTGATACAAAGTCAATTAGGTGTATCTTTGTTGACGGCTAATCAAAGTATACAATATAAAGCTCAAGGCGGAATGTACAATCATACAACTGCCATTTATGAGCCAATAAAcataaaaactgaaattattgaTAGAAACGACGGTACAAAGCCGTTCGACTTGACCAATGAAATGTTGGGCTTAAGCATTGgtaaagataagaaaaatgggcatgacgaaaaacgaaattccGCAGATACTCATTTCACACGGGACACACACATGAGAATAATATTAGGCAATAGCGGTGCGGGAGTCGGCAGAAATGTGAAACACATACCGGAAAACACTCCTGGAAG cGGCAGTAACCCGAAACCAAAACGTAACGGGCTAGTATCAAACCCGGCTATGAGGCTCGTTGCAGGTGTGAGAAATGGTATTGAAAATGCTACAAATAGAAACAAACCCATTACTACAAGAGTCAATGGATTTCAGTGGAAGGCGGAGACACGGAAAGAAACTCCATTATAG
- the LOC124409215 gene encoding ankyrin repeat domain-containing protein 50 isoform X4, producing MAAPVIEKKRFFCREWAFMKLSHCLEQRPASKTCGALIVGGPGSGKTALCAELAWPSSGAGARHQRALNRRLLARHFCQARSEASLSPAQFVRSLVAQLLQASTDGIHLSSPASPTPSTGTTSLTSREAVAESYADKLRTDSEIQAALQPDVLDRDPDDALKKALLFPLLEVEPPKNCLFLLVDSIDEGQVLNPPQTGTRDSRQEGDNVSRTIAELLANHHHLFPQWLLLVCTARRQSKTISRMFTGFRKISLDDLRKSQVVRDVQQYILARLDQEDALRQHISRDTAEMLNQLHIKSNGCFLYLEKVLDGVAENFIVLREVREIPGTHNGLYLWLCQRLFSRKQFAKVQPLLNVILAAKLPVTQEILYKCVWTANTSITIEDFNRRLHLLRRVISVSRAGALMLFHHSFAEWLLDVKHCTQKYLCSAPEGHAMLSAYYTLRGPELNSDEICVLGQHLQRSMTNLNATTCTLDAHTLQVLWMIGSGAPIENCYLDSSDCILWPRQDTKLLRLLVDAGAKPSEKIIEEETIRDVVSTSQVSQDVSPMEEPLGEPLTELLGESGDINQADSSGRTVLHTLAADGNASLLELALAACPQAKLEATDRHGQTPLNLAARHGYADVVRVLLAAGASADHADCDGWTALRAAAWGGHTQVQLQPCHSSHILNSVKSTPDVVVEQLLDRGAMVDCADWDQRTALRAAAWGGHEDIVKALLQHGADVNRTDDEGRTALIAAAYMGHSEIVEHLLDFGAEINHADSDGRTALSVAALCVPANHGYAKVVTILLERGAAVDHQDKDGMTPLLVAAFEGHRDVCELLLEYEADVDHCDATGRTPLWAAASMGHGSVVALLLFWGCYVDSIDNEGRTVLSVAAAQGGTDVVKQLLDRGLDEQHRDNSGWTPLHYAAFEGHVNVCEALLEAGAKVDETDNDGKGALMLAAQEGHSALVERLLEHHGAPIDQHAHDGKTALRLAALEGHYDTVRVLLAHSADVNAKDADGRSTLYILALENRLAMARFLLEHAHADVESRDSEGRTPLHVSAWQGHVEMVALLLTEGGAGVNACDNERRTPLHSAAWQGHAAIVRLLLEHGATPDHTCNQGATALGIAAQEGHEHCVRALLNHGADPNHSDHCGRNAIKVAAKSGHDTVVRLLEEHTASQKNLRPGVNGGGSSSATSVTSNSTAETKPSSAILNPLSTQYSPAESPDSTKRRSCVSLGNNSSNSKSSSNLTGSTKSDQGKFSQNSMVNQRQ from the exons ATGGCGGCCCCTGTGATCGAAAAGAAGCGTTTCTTCTGTCGAGAATGGGCCTTCATGAAGTTGTCACACTGCTTGGAGCAACGGCCAGCCTCGAAAACATGCGGTGCTCTGATCGTCGGCGGTCCCGGAAGCGGAAAAACCGCTCTCTGTGCGGAATTGGCATGGCCGTCGTCCGGTGCCGGCGCTCGTCACCAACGAGCGCTGAACAGAAGGCTCTTGGCCAGACATTTTTGCCAAGCAAGAAGCGAGGCGTCTCTGTCGCCGGCACAGTTCGTCAGATCGTTGGTCGCCCAGCTGCTGCAAGCCAGTACTGACGGCATCCACCTGTCGTCGCCCGCCTCGCCTACTCCCAGCACTGGAACAACGTCACTCACGTCAAGAGAAGCCGTCGCAGAATCATACGCCGACAAGCTGCGTACAGACTCTGAAATCCAGGCGGCACTCCAGCCTGACGTTTTGGACCGCGACCCAGACGACGCTTTGAAGAAGGCTCTACTCTTTCCGCTGCTCGAAGTTGAACCGCCAAAGAACTGCCTCTTTCTTCTCGTCGACTCGATCGACGAAGGACAAGTACTCAATCCTCCCCAAACCGGGACCAGAGACTCGAGACAAGAAGGCGACAATGTCAGCAGGACGATAGCCGAACTCCTGGCTAACCATCATCATCTGTTTCCTCAATGGCTACTCCTCGTCTGCACAGCGAGGCGACAGAGCAAAACAATCTCGCGGATGTTCACGGGATTCAGAAAAATCAGTCTGGATGATCTGAGAAAGTCACAGGTCGTCAGGGACGTTCAGCAATACATTCTCGCGAGACTCGATCAGGAGGATGCCCTCCGGCAACATATATCCAGGGACACGGCGGAGATGCTTAATCAATTGCACATAAAGAGTAACGGCTGTTTTCTCTACTTGGAAAAAGTTTTGGACGGAGTGGCCGAGAACTTTATCGTGCTACGGGAAGTTCGCGAAATCCCGGGAACACACAACGGACTTTATCTCTGGCTGTGTCAACGTTTGTTTAGCAGAAAACAATTCGCCAAGGTTCAGCCTCTCTTAAATGTGATTCTAGCTGCTAAATTGCCAGTCACTCAAGAGATTTTGTACAAGTGTGTTTGGACCGCGAACACCTCCATCACAATAGAAGACTTCAATCGACGGCTACACCTTCTTCGGCGTGTTATTTCGGTTTCTAGAGCCGGTGCATTGATGCTTTTTCACCATAGCTTTGCCGAGTGGCTTTTAGACGTGAAACACTGCACCCAAAAGTACTTGTGCTCAGCTCCCGAAGGCCACGCAATGCTCTCCGCGTACTACACTCTGCGTGGTCCGGAATTAAACTCCGACGAGATTTGCGTCCTTGGACAGCATCTTCAACGCTCCATGACAAATCTCAACGCAACAACCTGTACATTAGACGCTCACACGCTTCAAGTTTTATGGATGATCGGCAGTGGTGCGccgattgaaaattgttacCTGGACAGCTCTGATTGCATCCTCTGGCCAAGGCAGGACACGAAATTGTTAAGATTACTGGTTGATGCCGGAGCTAAACCTTcggaaaaaatcattgaagaGGAAACGATCAGGGACGTCGTTTCTACTAGTCAG GTCTCGCAGGACGTTAGTCCAATGGAAGAACCTCTGGGTGAACCGTTGACCGAACTCCTTGGGGAAAGCGGGGATATCAACCAAGCAGATTCTAGTGGCCGTACTGTTTTACACACCCTAGCCGCCGATGGGAATGCGTCTCTTCTGGAACTGGCTCTTGCTGCTTGTCCACAG GCCAAGCTTGAAGCTACAGATCGACACGGTCAGACACCTCTAAACCTTGCAGCAAGGCATGGCTACGCTGATGTAGTGCGAGTTTTACTTGCAGCTGGAGCTAGCGCAGATCATGCGGACTGTGATGGCTGGACCGCCCTGAGGGCAGCCGCCTGGGGCGGGCATACCCAGGTACAACTACAGCCATGTCACTCCTCGCACATCCTCAACAGTGTTAAAAGTACCCCCGATGTA GTTGTCGAGCAGCTTCTAGACCGAGGAGCAATGGTAGATTGTGCAGATTGGGATCAGCGCACCGCTCTCCGAGCAGCTGCTTGGGGTGGTCATGAAGATATCGTCAAAGCCTTATTGCAACACGGTGCTGATGTTAATAGAACGGATGATGAAGGCAGAACCGCCTTGATCGCAGCTGCTTACATGGGTCACAGTGAAATAGTTGAACACCTCCTTGACTTTGGTGCTGAGATTAATCATGCAGATAGCGATGGTAGAACAGCGCTCAGCGTTGCAGCCCTTTGTGTTCCTGCCAACCACGGTTATGCCAAG GTAGTAACGATACTCTTAGAACGTGGTGCTGCGGTAGATCATCAGGATAAGGATGGCATGACCCCTTTACTAGTCGCTGCTTTTGAGGGTCACAGAGATGTCTGTGAACTACTTCTGGAATATGAAGCAGATGTGGATCACTGTGATGCAACAGGACGAACACCACTATGGGCAGCCGCAAGCATGGGACATGGATCAGTTGTAGCATTGCTGCTGTTTTGGGGCTGCTATGTCGACAGTATAGACAACGAAGGAAGGACAGTACTCAGTGTTGCTGCAGCTCAAGGTGGCACCGACGTAGTTAAACAGCTCCTTGATCGAG GGTTGGATGAGCAGCACAGAGACAATTCTGGCTGGACACCGTTACACTATGCTGCATTTGAAGGACATGTCAATGTCTGTGAGGCATTATTGGAAGCTGGAGCCAAGGTGGATGAAACTGACAATGATGGCAAAGGTGCGCTAATGTTAGCAGCGCAAGAAGGACATAGTGCTCTAGTAGAAAGATTGCTAGAACATCACGGAGCCCCGATAGATCAACATGCACACGACGGAAAGACTGCTTTGAG ATTAGCTGCACTAGAAGGCCACTATGACACAGTTAGAGTATTACTAGCTCACAGTGCTGACGTTAATGCTAAAGATGCTGATGGAAGAAGCACTCTCTATATTCTTGCATTGGAAAACAGATTAGCTATGGCTAGGTTTTTATTGGAACATGCGCATGCTGATGTTGAAAGTAGAGATTCTGAG GGAAGAACTCCATTACACGTGAGCGCATGGCAAGGTCATGTGGAGATGGTGGCTTTGCTTCTAACTGAAGGCGGAGCTGGAGTTAACGCATGTGACAATGAAAGGCGAACTCCCTTACATTCTGCAGCCTGGCAAGGCCATGCAGCTATTGTCAGACTTCTTCTGGAGCATGGGGCAACACCTGATCATACCTGTAATCAAGGTGCAACTGCATTAG GTATTGCTGCACAAGAGGGTCATGAACATTGTGTCAGAGCTCTTCTGAATCATGGCGCTGACCCAAACCATTCAGATCATTGTGGAAGAAATGCTATTAAAGTAGCTGCGAAGAGTGGGCATGACACAGTCGTTAGACTACTAGAAGAACATACGGCGAGTCAAAAGAATTTGAGACCAGGAGTTAATGGAG gTGGAAGCAGCAGTGCGACTTCTGTCACATCCAACTCCACTGCTGAAACTAAGCCATCATCAGCTATTCTCAATCCATTATCCACCCAGTATAGCCCTGCAGAATCACCTGATTCAACCAAGAGAAGAAGTTGTGTATCACTTGGAAACAACTCAAGTAACAGCAAATCGAGTAGTAATTTAACGGGCAGTACCAAGAGTGATCAAGGAAAGTTTAGTCAGAACTCAATGGTCAACCAG cGGCAGTAA